A stretch of DNA from Brevibacterium ihuae:
CGAGGCGGTCGAGATAGAACTCCCAGCCGGGACCGGCGAACTCCGCGGTGGCCGCATCGTCGAGGTGGTGGAGGAGGGTGACCCGGGCGCCGTCGGCCGCGGATGCGACCTCGACCGTGAGGTGCCACGGCCGTCCGGATCCGGCATCGATGATGAGGCCGAGGTGGTGCGGCGGCTCGCAGTCGGTGATGTCCGCCGTCTGCTCCGGGGCGCCCTCCTCCGCGTTGAGGCGCAGCGCGATCCGCCCGGACTTCGGATCCCCGGACCATGGCCCGATCCAGGCGGCGGTGCGGCTCGATTCGGTGACGGCAGCCCACAGCTCGACGGGGCCGACGGCGAACTCGCGCGCGATCTCCACGGTGAGCGGATGGCGCTCGGACAGCTGACCGGTCGGTGTGGGACCCATGGGCGCTCCTCGGACCTCGCTGTGGGTTCCGGGCTCCGCCGCCCGCACCCTGTCGGAACCCATCGTACGGCGCGGTGCGACCCCGGCGACAGAGGGGCCGAGGGAGTGGCGCCGGGGGCGAGGGGGAACGTGGCCGTCGACCTGCCGCTTCTGCGTCATTTCACCGTCGAACTGCCGTTTGCGCTCGAGATTCGAGCCATGGTTCGAGCACGAGCGGCAGGTCGACGCGGGGTCGAGCAGAATCGGCAGGTCGAGGTCGACGAGGCAGGCGAGGTCCCGGACCGGCTTCGAATCCCCTGCTCGGCCCGCTCCGGCGTCCTCAGCCCACTGTGGGCAGGGCGATCTCCGCGGCGGCGAGCACCTCGTGGAGGGCGGGGTTGTCGTCGTCCTCGCGGTGGGCGAGGTATACCTTGATCGGCTCGTGGTCGACGTCGAGCGGGATCGTCACGAGGTTGGGGTCGTTGAAGCTCGCGACCACCGAGTCGTACGTGATGGTGATGCCGAGGCCCGCGGACACGAGGGCGATGACGATCCACGAGTCCGGGGCCTCCTGGATGACGTTCGGGGTGAACCCGGCGCGGAAGCACCAGTGGTCGATGAGGTCGCGCATGTTCGCGCCGGACTCCGCGGGCAGGAGGATGAGGTCCTCCTCGGCGAGGTCGGCCATGTCCATCGAGCTCCGGCCCACGAACGCGTGATCGGTGTGCACCGCGACCACCGGGCGCTCCATCATCACCGGTCGCCCGGAGATGCGCGGCGGCTTGGCCTGCCAGCGGACGAGCGCGAGGTCGAGGCTGCCGTCGATGACCCGGGTGAGGGCCTCGTTGGCGAAGGTCGTCGACTCGAGGTCGAGGGTGATCCCGGGCTTGCGCTGCCGGGAGGCGTAGGTGAGCTTGGCGACGAGCTTGTTCGACGAGGCGCCGGCGAAGCCGAACCGCACGTGGCCGATGTCGCCGAGGGTGGCGAGCCTGATCGATTCGCGGGCGGTGCGCGTGCTCTCGAGGACCGCCCGGGCCGGTCCGACGAGCGCGGCGCCGGCCGGCGACAGGCTCACCGAGCGGGTGGTGCGCCGGAACAGGTCCGTGCCGAGCTCGCGCTCGAGCTGGCGGATGGTGCGGCTCAGCGGCGGCTGCGCCATGCCGAGGCGGTCGGCGGCGCGCCCGAAGTGCAGCTCCTCGGCGACGGCGAGGAATGCGCGAATCTGATGGATCTCCATGGGCTGCCCGTCCTTGTGTGCGGTGCTCGGGGGTGTGAGGATGGTCGGTGACGCGACGCGCGGTCGACGGCGATCGAGCGTGCGGCCCGCCGGGCCTCGGCCGGTCCGGTCCGACCGTGGCGATCTGCCCAATTATTGCACGAACCGGGAAGAATGAGGGTGGTATTCGTGCGGGCGATGACTTAATCTGGAGCTCACGGTACCGCTCTCGTCCTGCCCTGCGCTGCGGCGCGGAATCGCGGGCGCCTCCATCGGACACCTCAGCGAAAGTGCTCATGAAAACAGACACAGTGGTCGACCTCGCCGACGCGATCGCCGCGCACGTCCATTCCGGCGACACCGTCGCGCTCGAGGGCTTCTCCCACCTCATCCCGTTCGCCGCGGGCCACGAGATCATCCGGCAGGGCATCACCGATCTGACCTTCTGCCGTATGACCCCAGACCTCATCTGCGACATGATGCTCGCCGCGGGCTGCATCTCGAAGCTCGTGTGCTCGTTCTTCGCCTCCGGCTCTGCGGGCAGCCTCTACGAGGTCCGCCGCCGGCTCGAGCAGCACGACCCGGAGCCGCTCGAGGTCGAGGAGTACAGCCACCACGCGATGGTGCTCCGCTACCACGCCGGGGCCGCGCGCCTGCCGTTCATGCCGATCCGCTCCTTCGCCGGCTCCGACATCCCGTCGATCAACCCGAACATCAAGCTCGTCACCGACCCGTACTCCGGCGGCACCACCTACGTCGTCCCGCCACTCAACCCGGACGTGACGATCATCCACGCGCAGCGCGCGGACGCCGCCGGCAACGCCCAGATCTGGGGGATCACCGGGGTCCAGCAGGAGGCCGTCTACGCCGCGAAGCGCGCGATCGTCGTCGTCGAGGAGATCGTCGAGCCCGAGGTCATCCGCGCCGACCCCAACCGCACCCTCATCCCCGCCCATGCCGTCGATGCCGTGTGCGTCGTCCCGCAGGGCGCCCATCCGTCCTACGTCCAGGGCTCCTACGACCGGGACTGCGCCTTCTACCGCGAGTGGTCGCCCATCAGCAAGGACCCGCAGCGGCTCCGCGAGTGGCTCGACACCCACGTGCGGTCCACCGCCGACCACGCCGAGTACCTCGACGTCCTCGGACGCGAGCGGATGGCCGGCCTCGCCGTGGGGTCCCGGCCCTCGGGGTCGGTGGACTACGGCCGCCGGCTGCTCGGCACCGAGCTCGCGGCCGCCTCGGCCGGGGAGCACGCCGCGGCCCGCACCGCGGGCACCGACGTCGGAGGCGGCACCCCGGACACCACCGCAGACGGAGGGCAGGCATGACCACCGCACCGGACTACACCCAGACCGAGCTCATCGTGTGCGCGGCGGCCCAGATGCTCGCCGGCAAGCACACGGTGTTCGCCGGGATCGGCCTGCCCACGCTCGCCGTCGACCTCGCGCACCGCACGATCAACCGCGACATCGAGCTGATCTACGAATCCGGCGTCTCCGGCGCCCACCCGGAGGCGATGGCCGAGGGCATCGCCGACTCCGTCGTCGTGTCCGGCGCCGAGGCGGTCGTGAACATGCAGGCACTGTTCGGCTACGTGCTCCAGGGCGGCAATGTCGACGTCGGCTTCCTCGGCGCCGCTCAGATCGACCGGCACGGCTCGCTCAACACCACGGTGATCGGCGAGTGGGGCAGACCGTCGGTGCGCCTCCCGGGATCGGGCGGAGCGACGGACATCATGGCCAACGCCGGCGAGATCTTCGTCATCATCCGGCGCCACGATCCGTCCGCGTTCCCCGCCGAGGTCGACTTCGTCACCTCGCCCTCGCCCGTCCGCGCCCGCGAGGCCGGGGTGGGCATCCAGCCCGCCGGCCACGGGGTGAGCGTCGTCATCACCCCGCTCGGCGTGCTCCGGCGCACCGACAGGTACGGCGAGCTCGTGCTCACGCACGTCCATCCGGGCGTCACCGTCGAACAGGTCCGGGAGAACACCGGCTGGGACCTCGCCGTGGCACCGGACGTGCAGACCACGGCGGAGCCCACCGTCGAGCAGGTGCGCCTGCTCCGCGACGAGATCGACACCGTCAGGCTCTATCTGCGCTGACACCCGCACCGCGCGCACCCGGGCGATCGGGGCGCGCGGATCCACCCGAGACGGCCGTACCGGCCGACAGATCGATCGCTCGCCGGCAGTTCCGGCGGGCAGCACGAGGAGGAGACACGTGGTCACCACGGCTCAGGACAGCAAGGCCCAGCACCTGCGGGAGACGTTCTCGCGCACCGGAAACGGTCCGCTCGCCGGCATCATCGTCGCCGACTTCGGCCGCGTGCTCGCCGGCCCCTACGCCACGATGCTGCTCGCCGACCTCGGCGCGACGGTGATCAAGGTCGAGAGCCCCGGCGGCGACGACACCCGCCTGTGGAAGCCCCCGGTGCGCGAGGACGACGCGACGTACTACCTGTCGGTCAACCGCAACAAGACCGATGTCGTCCTCGACTTCCGGGACGCGGGCGACCTCGAGCTCGCCCGCGAGCTCGCTCGCCGCGCCGACGTCGTCGTCGAGAACTTCAAGCCCGGCGGCCTCGTCAAGTACGGACTCGACCACGAGACCGTCGCCCGGACCAACCCGAACGTCATCTACTCCTCGGTGACCGGGTTCGGACCGAACAACCCGCAGCCGGGCTACGACCTGCTCGTCCAGGGGCTGTCGGGCTTCATGAGCCTCACCGGCGACGCCGACGGCCCGCCCTACCGCGGCGGCGTCGCGATCTTCGACGTCATCACCGGCCTCCACACCACCATCGGCATCCTCGCCGCGCTCCAGCACCGCAACCGCACGGGCGAGGGCCAGAAGGTCGACACCAACCTGCTGTCGTCCGCGCTGTCGGGCCTGGCGAACCAGACCTCGGCGTACGTGGCCGGCGGGGTCGTGCCGCACCGCATGGGCAACGAGCACCCGAGCCTCTACCCCTACCAGCCGATGCCCACGAAGGACGGCGACCTCATCATCGCGTGCGGCAACGACCGCCAGTTCGCGGTGCTCGCGAATGCCGTCGAGCGCACCGAATGGCTCTCCGATGAGCGCTTCGCGACCGCCTTCCCGCGCAACAGCAACCGCAAGGCGCTCGAACCGCTCCTCATCGAGGCGCTCTCGCACCGGACGGCGCAGGAGTGGTACGAGCTGCTCACCGCCGCGGGTCTGCCCTGCGCGCCGATCAACACGATCGAGCAGGGCGTGCAGCTCGCCGAGCGGATCGGTCTCGAACCCGTCGTCGAGGTGACCACCGGGGATCGCACGATCCCCACCGTCCGCAATCCGATCTCGCTGTCGAAGTCGCCGGTCGTCTACGACCTCGCCCCGCCGGCCCTCGGCCAGGACACCGAGCTCGTGCGCCGGTGGCTGCAGGAGGAGTACACCCGCCCCGACGAGGAGCAGGGCGCCGCGCCCACCGAGGCCTGAGGGGCGTGACCGACGCCGCAGGGTCCTCCTCCGCCCCGGAGCGCGAACCGGGGAGACTCGCGTACCTCGCGATGCTCGGCACCACGACCGTGGGCGCGCTGTCCGGCAACGTCATCAACGCCCCGCTCCACCGGATCCAGCAGGATTTCGGGGCGACCGACAGCCAGACCGTGCTCGCGGTGTCGGCGTTCACCGTGTCCATGGTGATCTTCGTGCCGTTCACCGGATGGCTGTGCGACCGGTTCGGCACCGTGCGGATCGTGCTCTGCGGGCTCGCCGTCATGGTCGTGGCGCAGGCGCTCGCCGCGTTCTCGGTCAACCTCGAGATGCTCATCCTGCTCCGGGTCGCGCAGGGGATCGCGTGCTCGACGTTCCCGCCCGGCGTGCAGCGCGCCCTCGTCGCGCTGTGGCCCTCGAAGGGGCAGGCGGCGATGGCGGCGTGGGCCTCAGCGATCGGCGTCGGGCAGGCCGTCGGGCCGCCGGTCGGCGGGGTGGTGTCGGAGATCTTCGGGTGGCGCGCCGTCTTCATCCTCCAGGCCTCGCTGTGCCTGATCCTCGCCGTCGTCATCGCGGTCGCGGTGCCCAAGGTGCGCGGACGACGGGCCCCCATCCACGGGGTCGGGATGGCGGTGCTCATGATCGCGATGGGCGCCTCGGTGCTGCTCGTCACCCTCGTCGGTCAGCGGGCGGATCCGCTCACCGAGATCGTCGTCGCGGTCATCGCCTCGGTCGGCCTCGTCGTCTACGCCATCCTCGCGGCGCGGTATCCGGAGACCCTGTTCGAACCGCGCTCGCTGCTCGAGAAGCGCTACATCCGCGGCACGGTGTCGGCCGGGTCGACGATGTTCATCATGGGGGTGTGCCTCGTGAGCATGCCGCTCTACCTCGGTGAGCGTCTGGGCCTCACCCCCGGACCCGTGGGACTCGTCGTGTTCGCCATGGCGTTCGCGATGGCGGTGTCCGGCAGGTTCACCGCGTGGCTGTCGGAGAAGCTCTCCATGCGCACCGTCATCGAGGCGGGCCTCGGGGTGCTCATCCTCGCCCCGCTCGTCCTCGGCTGGTGGACGTCACGGGAGCCGGACTCCGCCGGGATCCAGGTCGCGGTGATCGTCGTGCTCCTCCTGCTCATCGGAACCGGCCTCAACGCCGGGCAGAGCATCGCGGCCTACGCGATCTCGCGCTCGCTCGCGGCGAAGAACTCGATGGCGTTCGGCCTCCACAACACCGCCCGCTTCATGGGCATGGCCACCGGATACGCGTGGGCCGCGCTCATCTACCCGCTCGGTGCGCCGGTCCTCCTGTACGCAGGTGCCTCGGTCGTCGCGCTCGTCGCCCTGCTCACCACGGTCATCGGCGGCCCCGCCGGCCGTGTGGAGCCGGTGCGCGAGCCGGCCTGAGCCGGCAGCCTCCGCCGAGGCGAGTGCGCCCGGACCGGTGCATCAGGCAGGCGGACCCAGGCCCGACAGCACGCGCCGCTGGGGCGGCACGGGGTGGTCCGCGGGTGTCCGGGAACGCTCTCGTCCCTGGCCGGCGGAGCTCGTCACGCGATGCGTCAGCGCCGACCCGTAGGCTGGGAGCATGGACGAGGCCGCGCATCCCCACGACATCGCAGCGCCACCCGGCGAGCCCGCACCCCTGACAGCCGTCGGCGATCCCGAGGTGCCCGGCGAGGCATCGGTGTCCGACGGGAACACGGTGCCCGGCGATGCGTCGGTGACTGACGGGGACGCGGCATCCGCCCCGGCTCCCGGCTCCCCGGGGGCCCTCCGGATCCTCTCCGAGGTCTTCGGCTACGAGGACTTCCGC
This window harbors:
- a CDS encoding SRPBCC domain-containing protein, which codes for MGPTPTGQLSERHPLTVEIAREFAVGPVELWAAVTESSRTAAWIGPWSGDPKSGRIALRLNAEEGAPEQTADITDCEPPHHLGLIIDAGSGRPWHLTVEVASAADGARVTLLHHLDDAATAEFAGPGWEFYLDRLAAVVTGTADPAEIEFEPAYVPGMCAHYRALVRSDGRPEDSPAPD
- a CDS encoding LysR family transcriptional regulator; protein product: MEIHQIRAFLAVAEELHFGRAADRLGMAQPPLSRTIRQLERELGTDLFRRTTRSVSLSPAGAALVGPARAVLESTRTARESIRLATLGDIGHVRFGFAGASSNKLVAKLTYASRQRKPGITLDLESTTFANEALTRVIDGSLDLALVRWQAKPPRISGRPVMMERPVVAVHTDHAFVGRSSMDMADLAEEDLILLPAESGANMRDLIDHWCFRAGFTPNVIQEAPDSWIVIALVSAGLGITITYDSVVASFNDPNLVTIPLDVDHEPIKVYLAHREDDDNPALHEVLAAAEIALPTVG
- a CDS encoding CoA transferase subunit A; translated protein: MKTDTVVDLADAIAAHVHSGDTVALEGFSHLIPFAAGHEIIRQGITDLTFCRMTPDLICDMMLAAGCISKLVCSFFASGSAGSLYEVRRRLEQHDPEPLEVEEYSHHAMVLRYHAGAARLPFMPIRSFAGSDIPSINPNIKLVTDPYSGGTTYVVPPLNPDVTIIHAQRADAAGNAQIWGITGVQQEAVYAAKRAIVVVEEIVEPEVIRADPNRTLIPAHAVDAVCVVPQGAHPSYVQGSYDRDCAFYREWSPISKDPQRLREWLDTHVRSTADHAEYLDVLGRERMAGLAVGSRPSGSVDYGRRLLGTELAAASAGEHAAARTAGTDVGGGTPDTTADGGQA
- a CDS encoding CoA-transferase subunit beta translates to MTTAPDYTQTELIVCAAAQMLAGKHTVFAGIGLPTLAVDLAHRTINRDIELIYESGVSGAHPEAMAEGIADSVVVSGAEAVVNMQALFGYVLQGGNVDVGFLGAAQIDRHGSLNTTVIGEWGRPSVRLPGSGGATDIMANAGEIFVIIRRHDPSAFPAEVDFVTSPSPVRAREAGVGIQPAGHGVSVVITPLGVLRRTDRYGELVLTHVHPGVTVEQVRENTGWDLAVAPDVQTTAEPTVEQVRLLRDEIDTVRLYLR
- a CDS encoding CaiB/BaiF CoA transferase family protein, which produces MVTTAQDSKAQHLRETFSRTGNGPLAGIIVADFGRVLAGPYATMLLADLGATVIKVESPGGDDTRLWKPPVREDDATYYLSVNRNKTDVVLDFRDAGDLELARELARRADVVVENFKPGGLVKYGLDHETVARTNPNVIYSSVTGFGPNNPQPGYDLLVQGLSGFMSLTGDADGPPYRGGVAIFDVITGLHTTIGILAALQHRNRTGEGQKVDTNLLSSALSGLANQTSAYVAGGVVPHRMGNEHPSLYPYQPMPTKDGDLIIACGNDRQFAVLANAVERTEWLSDERFATAFPRNSNRKALEPLLIEALSHRTAQEWYELLTAAGLPCAPINTIEQGVQLAERIGLEPVVEVTTGDRTIPTVRNPISLSKSPVVYDLAPPALGQDTELVRRWLQEEYTRPDEEQGAAPTEA
- a CDS encoding MFS transporter, which translates into the protein MTDAAGSSSAPEREPGRLAYLAMLGTTTVGALSGNVINAPLHRIQQDFGATDSQTVLAVSAFTVSMVIFVPFTGWLCDRFGTVRIVLCGLAVMVVAQALAAFSVNLEMLILLRVAQGIACSTFPPGVQRALVALWPSKGQAAMAAWASAIGVGQAVGPPVGGVVSEIFGWRAVFILQASLCLILAVVIAVAVPKVRGRRAPIHGVGMAVLMIAMGASVLLVTLVGQRADPLTEIVVAVIASVGLVVYAILAARYPETLFEPRSLLEKRYIRGTVSAGSTMFIMGVCLVSMPLYLGERLGLTPGPVGLVVFAMAFAMAVSGRFTAWLSEKLSMRTVIEAGLGVLILAPLVLGWWTSREPDSAGIQVAVIVVLLLLIGTGLNAGQSIAAYAISRSLAAKNSMAFGLHNTARFMGMATGYAWAALIYPLGAPVLLYAGASVVALVALLTTVIGGPAGRVEPVREPA